CCGCAGCTGGGCCTCCAGCGTGGCGTAGGCGCGCTCCACGGCCCGCGCCTTCTGCCGTACGGAGCGCGGGATCCAGTCCAGCGCGCGCAGCTCGTCGATCATCGCGCCGCGGATCCGGGTGATCGCGTACGTCTCGAACTTGATGGACCGTTCGATGTCGAACTTCTCGATGGCGTCGATCAGTCCGAAGACCCCGGAGGAGACGAAGTCGGCCTGTTCCACATTGGGCGGCAGGCCCACGCTGACCCGGCCGGCCACGTACTTCACCAGCGGCGAGTAGTGCAGGATCAGCTGCTCCCGCAGCCGCTCGTCACCCGAATCCTTGTATGAGCGCCAGAGCACCTCGAGGGACGAGGGCGCGGTGGACCGCACGCTGCCACGAGCAGCGGGGGGCACCGCAGCGCGGTCGGACCCTGGGGTGTGCTGGGGCATGCTTCGCCTTTGCCGGAGCGGGATTCCTTGGGAGCGTAGCGTGACGGAAGTGTCGCGGTGCGCGAAGAGTACGGGATGGCGCAGGGGCGCAGGGGCGCCCGTCCTCGCACGGGCGACCCGGGACCGGCGCCTTGCGCACGGTCCCGGCGGCTGCCACCGGGAAGACCGCGTCTCTCATCGCCTTCACTCTTTCACCGGAACGCCCCAGGTCAACGACCGCCTCGCCGGTCGGCTCCGGATTGCGCCCCGCCGCGGGAGGTCCTCGGGGTCAACTGCCAGCCGTCGCCCTGCCGTTCGACGAACCCCAGAGAGTGAAGTTCGTACAGTCTGCCGATGACTTCATCGGTGCCGACGCCCGCCGCGAGGCCGATCTCGTCCAGACCGGCGGGGCGGCCGGCCGGGAGGGCTTCGAGCACCCGTGCGGCGCCGGGGTCCAGCAGGTCCCGGGCGAGGACCGGGCCGCGCCGGGCGGGAGCCAGCTCGCCCATGTCGCCGACCAGCTCGACCACCTCGGCCGCGTCGGTGACCAGCACCGCCTCGCCGCGCAGCAGTTCGTGCACACCGGCCGAGAGGCCGCTGGTGGCGGGCCCGGGGACGCCCATGGTGAGGCGGCCCAGCTGCTGGGCCCGGCGGGCGGTGACCAGGGAGCCGCTGCGGTGGGCGGCCTCCACGACCACGGTTCCCCGGGTGAGGGCGGCGATGACCCGGTTGCGCAGGACGAACCGGCTCGGGGTGGGGTGGCTGCCGGGCGGCAGCTCCCCCAGCACCAGCCCCTGGCGCGCGATCCGGCCCAGGAGCCCGGCGTGGCCGCGCGGGTAGCCCACGTCCACCCCGCAGGCCAGCACCGCCGCCGTGGCGCCGCCCGAGGCCAGGGCCCCGCGGTGGGCGGCGCCGTCGATCCCGTACGCCGCCCCGGAGACCACCACCCAGCCGCGCTCGGTGAGCCCGGCCGCCAGGGTCTGGGCCATGTGGGCCCCGTACGGGGTGCACGCGCGGGCCCCGACCACGGCGACCGAGCGCAGGGCCCAGGTCCGCAGGTGGGGCCTGCCCCGCAGCCAGAGCCCGACGGGCCGGGCGTCGCCGAGGTCGTCCAGCTGGGTCGGCCACTCCGTCGAGCCCGGGCAGACGAACCGGCCGCCCGACCCGTCGGCGGTCGCCAGGTCCCGCAGCGGGTCGGCGAGGGCGGCCCGTCTGCGGTATCCGGCGAGCCGCTCGGGCCCCACCCCGGTCAGCGGCCCGGGCTCCGGGCCGGGGCCGGTCAGCAGCCGTATCAGGGCGACGGCCCCGAGCTCTCGGAGCCAGCGCCCGCCCTGCTCGTCCCCCGGCTCCAGCACCCTGGTCAGCGCGGCCCGGGCCAGGAACTCCGGATCGGGCCGCCCCCCGGGGGTCACGAGCCCGCCCCCATGGCCAGCGCGGCCCCCCGGGCGATCCCGGTGCGCAGCTCGAGCGCGACGGCCACGTCCAGCACCTCGGGGCGCTCGCGGCCCCGCAGGTCGGCGACGGTCCAGGCGACCCGCAGCACCCGGTCCAGCCCCCGCGCGGTGAGCAGTCCGCGCTCCATGTCCCGCTCGGCCTGGGCCAGCGCGCCGGGGCCGGCCGGCCAGCGGGTGCGCAGCTCGTGCCCGGGCACCTCGGAGTTGAGCCGCCACGGGGTGTCGGCGAGCCGGGCGGCGGCCCGCTCGCGGGCTTCGCGGACCCGGTCGGCGACGGTGGCGGTGGCCTCCCCCCGGCCGCCCCGGCCCAGCAGGTCGCAGCGGGTCACGGGCTCGACCTCGACCCGCAGGTCGACCCGGTCGAGGAGCGGCCCGGACAGCCGGGCCTGGTAGCGCCGGATCACCGAGGCGGGGCACTCGCAGCCGGAGCCGTTCAGGGTGTGGCGGCCGCAGGGGCAGGGGTTCGCCGCGAGGACCATCAGGAACCGCGCGGGCAGCCGTACCACCCCGGCGGCCCTGGCGATGACCACGTGCCCGGCTTCCAGGGGCTGGCGCAGGGCGTCCAGCACCTTGCCGCTGAACTCCGCGGCCTCGTCCAGGAAGAGCACGCCCCGGTGGGCCAGGGAGACCGCTCCGGGCCTGGGAATCCCGGCCCCGCCGCCCACCAGCGACTGCATGGTCGCGGAGTGGTGCGGGGCGCAGTACGGGGGCCGGCCGACCAGCGGTTCGCCGGGCGGCAGGATTCCCGCGACCGAGTGGACGGCCGTCACCTCCAGGGAGTCCTGTCGGGTGAGCGGCGGCAGGATCCCGGGCAGCCGCTCGGCGAGCATCGTCTTGCCCGCGCCCGGGGGCCCGCTGAGGAAGAGGTGGTGGCCCCCGGAGGCCGCCACCTCCAGGGCCCGGCGGGCGCTGTGCTGGCCTGCCACGTCGGCGAGGTCGGGGAAGTCCCCGGCGTCGCCCCGGCCCGAGAGCCCCGTACCGAGTCCGGCGCCCGGCAGGACCAGCCCCGCCAGCATCGGGTCGGGACGCCCCGCCCGCTCGGGCGGGTCCTCCTCGGGCACCACCCCGTCGGTCAGCACCGCGATCAGCTGCCGCAGGCTGCGCACCCCCAGCACCGAGACGTCCGGGACCAGGGTGGCCTCGGCCGCGCACTGCTGGGGCACCACCACCTGCCGGTACCCGGCCTCGGCGGCGGCGAGCACGGCCGGGAGGATCCCCCGGACCGGGCGCACCCGGCCGTCGAGGCCCAGCTCCCCGATGAGCACGAGGTCGGCGATGGCTGCGGGGTCGACCACCTCGGCGGCCCCCAGGACCGCCGCGGCCACGGCCAAGTCGAAGTGGGCGCCGGCTTTCGGTACGGAGGCCGGGCTCAGCCCGACCGTGAGCTTCTTCTGCGGCCACTGGGCGCCGGAGTTCACCACCGCCGCCCGTACCCGGTCCCGGCTCTCGACCAGGGTCTTGTCGGGCAGCCCCACCAGGGTGAAGGCGGCCACCCCCGGTTCCAGGTCGGCCTGGACCTCCACCAGTACGCCCTCGACGCCCACCAGGGCCACCGAGCAGGCCCGCGCGAACCCCATCAGGCCGCCCCCCTGACGTGCTCCACCACGGGCGCTCCGCGCCGGGGCAGGAGGACCGCGACCAGGTCGATCCGCACTCCGCCGGTCGGCGGCCCCCCGTGGTCGGCGAGCCAGCGCCCGGCGAGCCTGCGCAGCCGCTCGGCCTTGCCGGCCCGGACGGCGGCCATCGGGTGCTCGAAGTCACCCCCGCGGCGCGTCTTGACCTCGCACACGACGAGGGCGTCCCCGTCGCGGGCGACGATGTCGATCTCCCCGCTGCGGCACCGCCAGTTCCGGGCGATCACCGTCATCCCGGACTCGGTCAGCCTCCGCGCGGCGAGCTCCTCGCCGTACCGCCCCAATGCCTGCTGTGCCACGCCCTTCGCGTTCATCCGGCACCACCTCCGGCACCGACGGTCCCGCGAACCGGCCCAGCGAGTGGATCTTGGTGGACAACCAGGGCGTTGTGGACAACCCGCTCACCCCCCAGGGTGAACCGCCGGCGGATCAGCCCGGCGGATCAGCCCGCGGATCAGCCCGGCAGGTCGCCGCCCGGCAGCTCGAGGTCGCTCTTGTTGAGCTCCTCGATGTTCACGTCCTTGAAGGTCAGCACCCGGACCTGCTTCACGAAGCGGGCGGGCCGGTACATGTCCCAGACCCAGGCGTCGGCCATCGAGACCTCGAAGAAGACCTCCCCCTGGACCGAGTGCACCTGCATCTCATAGTCGTTGGTGAGGTAGAAACGACGTTCGGTCTCGATCACGTACTTGAACAGCCCGACGACGTCGCGGTACTCGCGATAGAGCTTCAGCTCCATCTCGGTCTCGTACTTCTCGAGGTCCTCGGCGCTCATGGCATGTTCCCCTTCAGCCGTGCGTCCCCCTATTGTGCGCCAGCGCCGTGCGCCCCTAAACGATTTCGGGGGCGAGGACCACCGGAGCGCCCGGAGGACCGTCGTCGAGCAGCGTCCGGAGCAGCTCGGCCAGTCTGGTCGGGTACACCGTCTCACGGGCCGCGAGAAGTTCCTCGGAGGTCCACCATCTGGCCCCCGTGACGCTGCGCCGCTCCAGCTCGGTGAGGCCGCCCATCCCGGTCGCGGTCTGGGCGGTCCGGGCCAGGAAGTACCACTCGTCCTGTTCCCAGCGCCTGCCGTCGAAGGGGAAGGCGCAGTACCGGTGCCACAGCACCGGCCCCAGCTCCACGTCCGTGATCCCGGTCTCCTCCGCCAGCTCCCGCAGGGCGGCCTGTTCCCGGGTCTCGCCGCCCTCCAGCCCGCCGCCGGGGGTGAACCACCAGTCGTCGGCGGGATCGTCCGGCTCGCAGCCGTGCAGCAGCAGGATCCGGTCCTCGGGATCGAGGAGGATCACCCGTGAGACCTTCCGCGGAGGGGTCCCCGCCGGCTCAGCGGCCATCGGAGCCCGCCCGCCCGCGCCCACGTCCCCGGAGCCGTGCGAGCGGCCCGTAGGCACCGCCCAGCACCACCAGGGCGCCTCCTGCCAGTACCGCGGCCACCTGGAGCCGCAGCGGCCCGTGGCCGGAGATCCCGCCGGGCATGGCGGCGAAGACCTGCGGCCGCTCGAGCGTCTTCACGGACGGCCAGGCCAGGGCGTCGACCCGGGCGACGACCGCCGACCGGGGCACCGTCCCCTGACCGCTCTCCTGCAGGTGCGCCCGGGAGTCCAGCGAGCCCCCGCGCCGGTCGCCCATCAGGAAGAGGTTGCCCTCGGGCACCTTCACCTCGAACGAGGTCGTCCCCGCGGCCGCCGCGTCGCCGCCCGACCGGTCGACGTACGGCTCGTCAAGCGGCTTGCCGTTCAGGGTCACCCCGCCGCCCTTGCCGCAGCAGGCGACGGTGTCGCCGCCCACGGCCACGACCCGCTTGAGCATGGGCGAACTGCCCCACACGGTGTCGGTGAAGACGACCACGTCCCCGCGCCGCACCTCGCCGCCGCCGATCCGCTGCGCCAGCACCCGGTCGCCCGGCTGCACCGTCGGCACCATCGAGTCGGTCGGCACCGTGTACGGCTGGTACACCAGCGCTCCCCAGACGAAACCGCCCAGGAAGAGCACAAAGCCGATGGCCACGGCGATCCCCGACAATGTGTTGCCGAGGCCGCCGCGGCCATCCTTGCGCTCGCGTATTGCCTGCGTTCCGCCCATTGCAGCGCCCCCACACCTCGGAGATCGTCGACCTGGGCGGCACCCTACCGGGCGGTACGCCCCTTGGTCAGCCTCCGCCGGCGCCACATGACGAGGGGCACGGCCCCGACGAGTCCCAGCGCGGCCGGGGCGACCCCGGCCGGGCCCAGCCCACTGGCCTGCGGCGAGTGCAACGGCGCCGGGGGCTGCTTGCCGATGCCCGGCTGGTCGAAGGTGTCCGGAACGGGGAGCGTGGACCAGCGGGTGACCGGCCACGCGACCACCACGGCCCGCCCGACGACGTCCTTGACCGGCACGAAGCCCTGGGTGGAGTCCTGCTGGTGGTAACGGGAGTCCTGGGAGTTCTGGCGGTGGTCGCCCATCACCCAGATCTTGCCCTTGGGCACGGTGATCGGACCGAAGGGGAAGTCGTCGCACGCGCTGTTCCCGGGGAAGATGTACGGCTCGTCCAGCGCCTTGCCGTTGACGACGACCGGTCCCCCCTTCTTGCACTCCACGGTGTCCCCGCCGATGGCGATGGTCCGCTTGATCAGGTCCTTCTCGTCGGCGGACGGCATCAGACCGATCTTGCTGAGGATCTGCTGCGCGAAGTTGGGATCCGGGGTGGCCTCCCCGGCCAGCCAGTTCGCGGGGTCGTGGAAGACCACGACCTCGCCGCGCTCGGGCTCCGAGCCGAACCACGGGGTCAGCTTGTCCACGAGTACCCGGTCACCGCGCTGCAAGGTGTTCTGCATCGAGTCGGACGGGATCGAGAACGCCTGCACCAGGAAGGTCTTGATCAGCAGGGCCAGCAGCAGGGCGATACCGATGAGGAGCGGGAGCTCCTTCCAGAAGGAACGGTGCGGCCGCTCCTCGGCCCCGCCCTCCTCGGTCTCGTGCCCGACGGCGTCGTCCGGCCGCTCCTCGCCCTCATCGCGTCCGGATCGTGCGCCTACCGCCACATCCCCCACATCCACTCCTCACTCGGAAAACCGCCGCCCGCACCGGATCCGACACGGGCCCTCCCCTCCCTTAACGAGCGGGAGTTCCCTAAGGCGCGGGAGACCGGGACCACACTATGCGAACAGCGTGCCCCGGCGGCGCCGACCGGGCCCGCGACGGCGCCCGCCGCGTACGGGATCCGGCACCGAGAGGAAGGTCGCGGGCTGATCGAGTCCGCGCCAGTGGTCGAAGGGCCAGGCGATCACCACGGCCCGCCCCACCACGCCCTTCTCGTCGATGGTGCCCTCGAAGGCCTCGTCGAGGTGGTAGCGGGAATCGGCCGAGTTGGCGCGGTGGTCGCCCATCACGAAGATCCGCCCGGCCGGTACGCGCACCTCGAAGCGGATCTCGGAAGGAGCGTTGCCCGGTGACACGTAAGGCTCATCGAGCGGCGCGCCGTTGACGGTCACGCGGCCCCGGGCGTCGCAGCACTGGACGGTGTCCCCGCCGATGCCGACGACCCGCTTGATCAGATCCTGCTCGTCCGCCGAGGGCAGCAGGCCGATGAAGGTCAGGGCCTGCTTGATCTGCTTGAGCCCGGCCGGGTCCTGGGCGGGCCTGGCGGCCTCGCCCCTGAGCCAGCCGCCCGGGTCCTTGAACACCACGACGTCGCCCCGCTCGATCTTCGAGCCGAACCACGGCGTCAGCTTGTCCACCAGTACCCGGTCCCCGATCCGGATCGTCTGCTCCATGGAGCCGGACGGGATGAAGAAGGCCTGTACGAGGAAGGTCTTGAGCACCAGGGCTATGCACAGCGCGACCGCCACCAGCAGCGGCAACTCGCCCACCCGCCGGGTACGCCTGCGCCGCCGGACCTTGCGCGCCAGCCGGCGCCGCTCGGCCCGCCCGCCGCCCTCCGCCGCCGGCTCCGCCACGGGATCCGGCGAAGGCCCCGCTTTCGGCTTGGGGGCCTTGGGGGGCTTCGGAGCTTTGGCAGGCTCGGGAGGCTTCGGCCTCGACCGCGGACGCTCTGGTTCCGGTTCCCGCCCGGGTTCCGGCCGGCCCGCGCCCCTCGGCCGCCCCCGGCTACCCATGCGAGCCGTCCCCGCCCCGCGCCCCGGGCACCGAACCCCAGCGCGACACCGGCCAGCCGATCCAGTCGGCCCGCCCGATAACCTTCTCCACCGGCACCATCCCCCCGCCCGGCTCCCCCAGGTGGTCCCGGGAGTCCCGGGACTGGGACCGGTGATCGCCCATGACCCACAGGGTCCCCAGGGGTACGACGATCCGGAAGGGCACCTTCGAGGGCGTGTCACCGGGGTGCACGTACGGCTCCGCCAGCGGGACCCCGTTGACCTGGATCCGGCCCCCCGCGTCGCAGCACACCACGTCGTCCCCGCCGACGCCCACGACCCGCTTCACGAAGTCGGTGTCGGAGGGCTCCGCGAGCCCGAGCGCCGCGAACGCCCCGTGCAGGGCGTCGCCGACCGGGTTCCCGCCCGCGGGTTCCCGTACGAAGGACCCGGCGCCGTCGAAGACCACCACGTCCCCCCGCTGCGGCACGCCGCCGAAACGGTACGCCAGCTTGTTGACCAGGACCCGGTCCCCCACCTGCAGGGTCGGCTCCATGGACCGGCTCGGGATCTGGAAGGGCTGGACGACGAAGTTGCCGAGCAGCAGCAGGAAGACGGCGCAGAGCACCCCGAGCAGTCCGGCCCGCCGCCAGGGCCGCGAAGCGGCACGCTCCCCGAAGGACGCGGAACGGGAAACCGCCGAGCGGGAAAACGCAGAGCGGGAAAACACAGAACGCGGCCGCCCCTCCCCCTGTTCGGGGGAGGAGTGGCCGCGCTGTGTGAGCTCTGCTTCGGTGTCCATCGGGGGCGAGCCTATCCGGCCGTCCCCAGGGCCCGGAGAGGAGATCAGCGGTCGCGCTTCTCCTTGATCTTCGCGGCCTTGCCGCGGAGCTCACGGAGGAAGTACAGCTTGGCGCGACGCACGTCACCGCGGGTGACGAGCTCGATCTTCTCGAAGATCGGGGAGTGGACCGGGAAGGTACGCTCCACGCCGACGCTGAAGGAGACCTTGCGAACGGTGAAGGTCTCGGAGACGCCAGAGCCCTGGCGACGGATGACAACGCCCTTGAACTGCTGGATACGGGAGCGGTTGCCCTCGATCACGCGGACGTGCACGTTGATCGTGTCACCCGGGCGGAAGGCCGGGACGTCGGTGCGCAGGGAGGCGGCGTTGACGCCATCGAGCAGGTGAGACATGTTGTTCGTCTGCTTTCTTCGCACGACGCCACAGGTCGCCGGTGCGGGTTTCCGTAGAGAATTCGGGAGCCGTGGAACTCGTGGACGACTGTCCCCCTGTGGCAGGGGCGCACTCGAGCACACAGCAGCCGCCTATTCTTCCACGTCCTGCGGCTTGCGCCAAAATCGGCCGTCTCCGGTCGGCCTCCAGCCCAGGATGCTCAGGATCTCCCGGTCCTTCTTGTCGAAGGCGGAGGCCTCGCAGCGCTCGATCAGGTCGGGGCGGTTCTGCGCGGTACGGCGGAAGGCCTCGTCCCGGCGCCAGCGGGCGATCTTCCCGTGGTGGCCGCTGAGCAGCACCTCGGGGATCCCGCGGCCGCGCCACTGGGGCGGCTTGGTGTAGACGGGGCCCTCCAGCAGGTTGGCCATCTCGCCGGGGGCGAAGGAGTCGTCCCGGTGCGATTCGGCGTTGCCGAGCACCCCGGGCAGCAGCCGGGCCACGGCCTCGGTGACGACCAGCACGGCCGCCTCCCCGCCCGCCAGGACGTAGTCGCCGATGGAGACCTCGTAGACCGGCATCCGCGTCGCGTACTCGTCCATGACGCGGCGGTCGATGCCCTCGTACCGGGCCGGTGTGAAGATCAGCCAGGGGCGCTCGGAGAGCTCGACGGCCAGTTCCTGGGTGAAGGGCCGGCCGCTGGGCGTGGGGACGACCATGACCGGGCCGTGCGCGCCGGCCTCGTAGCCGTCGGCCAGCGCCGAGTCGAGGGCCTCGCCCCAGGGGTCGGTCTTCATGACCATGCCGGGGCCGCCGCCGTAGGGGGTGTCGTCGACCGTGTTGTGCCGGTCGTACGTCCATTCCCGCAGGTCGTGGACGTGCACCTCGAGCTGCCCGCGCGCACGGGCCTTGCCGACGAGGGAGACGTTCAGCGGCTCCAGGTACTCGGGGAAGATCGTGACGACGTCGAGACGCATCAGGCTTCTTCCCCGTTGTCACGCGTGGAGACGATCTCTGCGCGGTCGTCGATCAGCCCGGGCGGCGGGGTGATGACGCAGCGCTGCTCCTCCAGGTCGATCTCGGCGACGATCTCCTCGACGAAGGGGATCATGACCTCGGTGCCGTCCGGGCGCTCGACGATGAACAGGTCCTGCGAGGGCAGGTGGGAGATCTCGGTGATCCGGCCGATCTCGGTGCCGTCCTCGAGCACGACGTCCAGGTCCATGAGCTGGTGGTCGTAGTACTCGTCGGGCTCCTCGGGCAGCTCCGCCGGGTCCACGTCCGCGATCAGCAGGGTGTTGCGCAGGGCCTCGGCACCGGTGCGGTCCTTGACGCCCACGAACCGCAGCAGCAGCCGGCTGCTGTGCACCCGGCCCGTCTCGATGGTCAGCGGGCCCACGGATGCCGGTTCGGTCCGGAGCACGGCGCCGGGGCTGAGCCTCAGCTCGGGCTCGTCGGTCCGCACCTCGACGGTGACCTCACCCTTGATCCCGTGGGCGCGGCCGATCCGCGCGACTACCAGCTCCACTGTCTCGCCCCTTTTTGCGGCCAAACCGCCGCCGCTCTCGCGGAGGTGGTTCCTCTCCGTCGTGGTTACTCAATCTACGGTTGCTCCTGCCCGTGGGCAGAAACGACTCGGGCCGGGGTGGGCGGCGAACGCCCTCCCCGGCCCGTGCCGGTGATTCAACTACTCAGCGGACCTGGTCCACGTCGACGAGGTCGACGCGGATCCCGCGGCCGCCGATGGCGCCCACGACGGTACGCAGAGCACGTGCGGTGCGGCCGTTGCGGCCGATCACCTTGCCGAGGTCATCCGGGTGGACCCGGACCTCGAGCACCTGCCCGCGCCGCAGGTTGCGCGAGGCGACCTGCACGTCGTCGGGGTTGTCCACAATGCCCTTTACGAGGTGCTCAAGAGCCTCCTCGAGCATGATCAGGCCTCGGTCGACTCGGCGGCGGCCTCAGCCTCGTCCGCCTTCTTGTCGGCCTTCTTCTTCTGCGTGATGGCCTCGCCCTTGCCCTCGCCGATGCCCTCGAGGGCCTTGGCGAACTCGTCGAAGGTGCGACGCTTGTCTTCCTTCGTCGCCGGCTGCAGCAGCGGCGCCGGGGCCGGGAGGCCCTTGTGCGCCTGCCAGTCACCGGTGAGCTTCAGGATGGCGAGGACGGCCTCGGTGGGCTGGGCGCCCACGGACAGCCAGTACTGCGCGCGCTCGGCGTCGACCTCGATGCGCGAGGGGTTGTACGTCGGCTGGTAGATGCCGATCTCCTCGATCGCGCGGCCGTCCCGGCGGGTGCGGGCGTCGGCGACGACGATGCGGTAGTGAGGGGAGCGGATCTTACCGAGGCGCTTGAGCTTGATCTTGACTGCCACTGGAGTGGTGTCTCCTGAACTTGACGTGGTTGGGCACTTGAGATGCCACGTGGGGTTGCGGTACTCGGGTGCCCGATGGACGCGTCAGCCGGAGGAGAGAGGGGTCCTATGCGACTGTCGAGTACAGCTGCCCATTGTGCCACACGCCCGTGCTGCTTCCGATCCGGGGCGACCACCCCCCGGCGGCCCGTACCGCCGCCGGGCCCGCGTCAGGAAGCGGCCGCGGTGGCGACCTCCGGGATGCGGAAGGGCTTCATGCAGCCTCCGCACACGATCGGCGCCTGGGCCAGCACGGAGGGGACCACCCGGACGTTGCGCCCGCAGTCGCAGACCGCCTTGACCCGTACACCGCCGCCCGAGGAGCCGTGCCGGGCGGCCGGACCGCGGAAGCTGCGCTTGGTGTCGGCGGCGGTGGCGACCGTGTGCGCCTTGAGGGCGCGCTGGAGCCGCTCGATGGTGGGGCGGTAGCGCTTCTTGGCCTCGGGATTGAGGGTGACCAGGGAGAACCCGCTGCTGGCGTGCGGCTCCTCGGAGTGGTCCAGCCCCATCTCCTCGGCGATCGCGAGGAATCTGCGGTTGTGGTAGCGGCCCGCTCGCGAGGTGTCACGGACTCCGCGGGCGGCGGCGATGCCGTGGACTGCCTCGTGCAGCAGTCGCTCGAAGGAGAGCTCGGCGCCACAGGCGGACGAGGATTCTCCGATCAGGGACTCGGGCGCGGCAAGGTCAGGCAGCTCGGGGTGGTACCGCTGAATGTCGGCCCACGCCTGCGCCAGCTCTGCGGCGAGAACAGGTGGTGTCGTGCTCACGTCGTGACAACGAGCCGGGGTGCCCCGGTGTTCCGATTCCGGGCCATTCCAAATTTTTTGCACGTACCAGTCAGTTCACACTCATGCGTCCTGACGAGGACGGGTGCGCATATCCCAGGAGGAGTCGGTACGTAAGGCGTACCGACGACGACCGACGCCCCCGGCGCGCGGCCGAAGCCGCACGCCGGGGGCGCAGGGGGAAATCAGTAGGAGCGCGCGACGATCGCGAGCGTACCGGGGGCGTCGTCCGCCACCGGAACCGACCCGTCCTCGGCGATCAGGCAGCGCACGGAGACGGCCTGCTCGCCCAGCTTGGCCTCGCCCTCGGGGCCCAGGTCGGCCCACGGGATGCGCGCCCAGCCGCCGGCGATCGCGGCCTCGGCGGCCTCCTCGATCGTGGAGACGTCGGACGTACGGGCCTCACGGCGCTCGCGGGACTCGCGCAGCAGCTGCGCCTGGTCCTCGTCGAGCACCTTGGG
The Streptomyces sp. NBC_00091 genome window above contains:
- a CDS encoding RNA-binding protein; the protein is MLEEALEHLVKGIVDNPDDVQVASRNLRRGQVLEVRVHPDDLGKVIGRNGRTARALRTVVGAIGGRGIRVDLVDVDQVR
- the rpsP gene encoding 30S ribosomal protein S16 codes for the protein MAVKIKLKRLGKIRSPHYRIVVADARTRRDGRAIEEIGIYQPTYNPSRIEVDAERAQYWLSVGAQPTEAVLAILKLTGDWQAHKGLPAPAPLLQPATKEDKRRTFDEFAKALEGIGEGKGEAITQKKKADKKADEAEAAAESTEA
- the rimM gene encoding ribosome maturation factor RimM (Essential for efficient processing of 16S rRNA), which gives rise to MELVVARIGRAHGIKGEVTVEVRTDEPELRLSPGAVLRTEPASVGPLTIETGRVHSSRLLLRFVGVKDRTGAEALRNTLLIADVDPAELPEEPDEYYDHQLMDLDVVLEDGTEIGRITEISHLPSQDLFIVERPDGTEVMIPFVEEIVAEIDLEEQRCVITPPPGLIDDRAEIVSTRDNGEEA